The Montipora foliosa isolate CH-2021 chromosome 1, ASM3666993v2, whole genome shotgun sequence DNA segment TTTTGTCTTCACTTTAGTTTATCAGATTAATTGTCGCTTTTCTATGTCATTTTGGCAGAATTTGCTTCAAATCTGGAGTGTGTCCGAAGTGTGAGCGAAGACAAAAAAGATCGCAAACTAATTAGTCAGGAAGACCGTGGATTTAGTCCTCGGCATCTGCAGGACAGGAGTCTCAAGAAAACTGCCTCAAGATTTCAGCAGTGATTGAACATATAAGTGGTTAACTGGAAGTCTCGCAGTAGTCTCTCGCAAGTTTGTCATGATGAGGAAGCCCGGGTCTACCTTCGATGCGTTTCACCTTATTATGGGATTCACAGCTTGGACGCATGCACTATAGACATTTCAAGTGATTCTTGGAGAGACACGGCCTAGGTTGCGTAGCAGAGAGGCAGTTTACTTTATTTAAAGTTCAGTACAGTGAAGCCAAAAAAGttaaacaagaaaagaagacaCTGACAAGACAATAGACTTGTCCAAAACAAATACTTCGGCTGTAGCTTCGGAATCTCAAGTTGCGTCCTTTTAAAACGACTTGACGTTCAAAAATAAGCTTTCTGAAATCGTAAGAAACAGTGATATCCCGGATAAATTCgagaactttttttaaaaacatttttttcatgaCCTGTTCTGAAGAGTTTCactctttgtatttttttttaatgaatgtGAAGTGAGTAACCTACAGTAGTCATCTGTGACTAGGTTGGATCTTGTTTTACATAGTTTTTTTACCAAATTGTATTAAAAGTTCTAGCTTGTTTTCACGAGCGACGCACGCGCAAACTGAAGCAATTGAAATATCTATTGTCTTGAATTTAGAACACTGTGTCCCAGAAGTCGTGGTAGCGAAgagaatggggggggggggggggagggatgtCGTATTCTTGGACTGGACTTTAACCCAGAGGTTCTGCTTTGTAGGAATGGTTTCTTTTCCGCTTGGGATCAATATTTACGTTCCACATGGAACGTCGACTGTGATTAGGGCTGAGCTTTGATTTCACAATGTTTAACTTTGTAGTGTAGTTTTGTAACGGCTGACCTTTAGAACTGTTTAACGTTGTTTTATGAGATTGATTTTAAACGTTGACAAAGGGGTAGGGGAGGAAAGAATCATATTACCTATTGATAACAAATTTTCCTAGGTAGCGTGGTTCGGTGAAGCGCGAAGCAAGGGGCATTCCACAATCCCTATCGGAAGTTTAGTGTTCTGATTTAACGATAATAGAAAAATCAGAAGTAGACAAATGGTTTCCCCGGGTTGCTCATTCATTGTTTTGCGCAAACCCTTGGTGAATACCATGCCAGTCTAGAGACTTGCTACAATTTACGCAAGCTTTGAGGAACTCGGAATTGGTTGTTTGCACAAAAAGTACTAATCAACGACAAGTTTGATACCTCTGTGTTATTTGCTATTGATTACCCTTGCGTCGCTAGTAACAAACCAGCTGTAAAATCATTGTTCTACAAAAAGCGATTTTTAATTATTGAGCGTCGAAATTAATTATGCAATTGCTACTTTTATTGACTGCCTTGAAAATCTTCCTACAAACTTTTTTTCAACCTAACCTAACACACGCAAAGCGATAGCGTTCGGTTTCGCTTACCAGTTATTTGTCTCGAGCATTCTTTTAGTTCTTTCAATCAAATTggctggaaaagaaatgacagtcCTTTAAAAGTACCCCATAAATAATAGATTTTTCCATTGTAATCGGCCCTGGCGGAAATGtgattcaaaattaatgtgCTACTCATTTGCATAAAACGTTTGTTTTATTCACTTGAAAGGTATTTCTGAAGCTCTCGTACACGACAAAAAGAGCAAAGAAATTGCACTACTACATTTAAAACGCACTCTTGGGGGCAGTAACGATTAGTTAAACTACAAGATACAAACCTTTTACAACACGATTAGGTTAAAAGTTTCTCAGTTAAACAAATGCTCAAAATAACGTCAAACTTGAGTTCCTGCATTTTTACGAAATAAACGCAATAGCATGGGTTTTGTATTCCTCAATTACTGtgtcctccgggaatttaacttgcgtaaaaatgttaaaaataacGTCAAACTTGAGTTCCTGCATTTTTACGAAACAAACGCAATAGCAAGGGTTTTGTATTGCTCAATTACTGtgtcctccgggaatttaactcacTTGCGTAAAATAGCACCTTTTATGTACTAAGACCGTCTTTTGTTGCGATACACAAATGGGCTGGTTGTCGTGGCGCTTGGCACAACTTGAAATAAATAGTTCACAGCGTTGTCTCACGTGCATGAACCATTCCGATTAGCAATGTAGAATGATCTTACTCTGCCTCGAGCAACTAATCACGACCTTTCTAAACGGAGAAGGAGGCCAGTAGTGTTTTTGATAGCAAATCGAAGAAATTAGACGTCCCTCCACAGAAGAGGCAACATGAAAGGAGTGTACCTAAGCGTATCGTATAAACGCTGGGTAAAGAGAGCTGTTACCTTCCTCTACGCAACTGTAGTGCTTATGATGATGGTCATTTTTGCTAGGGAATGGACCGAGTCAGGACAGACTTTTTCTTCCAGCTCTGCGCGATCACGACAGCTCCGATCAGTGCAAGTTTACACAAAAATTGAGGTGATACCACAGTCGACAGAAGATCGATCGAACAAACCATTCCTTGTCGAAGAATCTTCACTGGTAAATCAAGAGGTCTTCTATGAACACAAGAGCACTTTAACCACACGAACGCTATGTCAGCAGCATTATTTCCTTCTTATTTTAGTGGCTTCAGCTCCTGCTTATTTCGACAGGCGGAGAGCAATCCGTCAAACTTGGGGTTCCGATAGTTCACTAAACCCTCGCTGGAAGACAATCTTCATGCTTGGGCAAACACGCAATACTAACCATTCCAAACAGCTATTGCGGGAAGAGGCGTTTTACGGAGATTTGATCCGAGGCGATTACTTCGAGGACTACTGGAATCAAACTCTAAAGATAGAGATGGGATTCGAATGGGCAGCGAAATATTGCAATTTTACTTTCTTACTCAAAGCTGACGATGATGTGTTTGTAAACTCACAGTCGTTGCTTAGAGTATTGGAAGAACCTCAGACACCGAGAAAAAGTCTCTTCCTTGGACACTTGTACAAAAACCCTCGCGTTCTAAGAGGCGGAAAATGGCTCGTAACTGAAGAGGAATACAACGAAACGCACTACCCCGACTTCTGTGCTGGTCCGGGGTATGTTCTATCACGAGATGTGGTGATTTCTTTCGTGGATATATTCAACGCTATTCCCAAGTTCAAAATTGACGATGTGTATGTAGGAATGTTGGCTAAGGAGGCTGGTGTGATCCCTCTACACAATGCGGGATTCCAAACCCCGGCTTATACCTCAAAGAAATGTGTTTTACTGGCGAATACATTGGTGAGGCATGCAGCTGTAGGCGATTGTTTACTCGACCTTTTCGAAAAGGCCAGGCCAGCCTTACTTAGCAGGTCCAAATAATAATCTCTACCACTCAACGTCATTTGACCACCGTTAGCTGTATACGCATTGTCAGGGGACGAAGTTCGGTCAAACTTTAAATTACTCTTCGCCGAGGGATCGTCTTTTGGTTCCTATGAGGTGTGTGACACCATCAACATCTCGTTGTTACTAAAATAATGATTAATCGAATTTGTATGCCGTTGCAGTTATAATGACAGGTTGGGGGAGTCGCTTTGGAAAGAAATGTGAGGTGCAGATGTATATGACATCACGGCCATACGAATATGACGTCACGGTCATGTCTGTGTTCGAGGGTTAATCCTCGGGGAATTAAAATCTTCTCTTACGCAAacattttcttgtgttttggtTGAAGGCATCATAATAATTGATGACGTGAATGAAATGCAGAATTCCCTGTTCCCTAGTAACTTAGCTTCGCCCTCTAAGCAATGTTGAAAACCatgtgtttcttttttgtcaatTGAAAACTTTGAGGCTTTGTGGTCGCTTCGCCTGATAGCCAGTCAATTCGTCCGGAAATTAAAGTCCATTCGCTCGAACTGCACCTGTTCGCCCAGACCACTCTTGAAGACgtttacaatgtccccaattagtgttccagcgctagaacaactagacacttaaataaagttattttccttttccttttcctttccttttgtataagcaaatttacttcaaaagttattttttctCGAAGTTCTGTCATATATTACGTATCGGGTGAACGGGTTTTCAGTGCGGACGAACTGACTTCGGGTGAAAGATTCTGCTTCCCAGGCATAGTAGAATTGCATGAAAGttttgttttatcaaacgtgtcgATAAAGGTGGAGTTAGCACCGTGAAAGATTGGAAAACTGAgctttcacggtggtaattcgacctttatcaacacgtaagtcctttcataaaaccaaattttcatgtttcactctcccatCGACGCAGTACCACACTTTCTGTAGAAACTGGAAATTTGTATAGTAGAATTGCACTTTTGACTCGCTTTTTGTGTTATAATTGCGAGTGGATATAGTTCTCGAAG contains these protein-coding regions:
- the LOC138011589 gene encoding beta-1,3-galactosyltransferase 5-like, encoding MKGVYLSVSYKRWVKRAVTFLYATVVLMMMVIFAREWTESGQTFSSSSARSRQLRSVQVYTKIEVIPQSTEDRSNKPFLVEESSLVNQEVFYEHKSTLTTRTLCQQHYFLLILVASAPAYFDRRRAIRQTWGSDSSLNPRWKTIFMLGQTRNTNHSKQLLREEAFYGDLIRGDYFEDYWNQTLKIEMGFEWAAKYCNFTFLLKADDDVFVNSQSLLRVLEEPQTPRKSLFLGHLYKNPRVLRGGKWLVTEEEYNETHYPDFCAGPGYVLSRDVVISFVDIFNAIPKFKIDDVYVGMLAKEAGVIPLHNAGFQTPAYTSKKCVLLANTLVRHAAVGDCLLDLFEKARPALLSRSK